In Drosophila bipectinata strain 14024-0381.07 chromosome 2R, DbipHiC1v2, whole genome shotgun sequence, one genomic interval encodes:
- the Start1 gene encoding steroidogenic acute regulatory protein-like, producing the protein MSQTDPNDVRSAAQLILTNARQGNNPYMQYDMSRAHSINLITEDFLAGYMQDGRMSVVRRFFCLFVTFDLVFVSLLWLICIVIDGDNIFNAFRKQILEYTIYKSLFDVVALAIFRFLILIFFYAILYINHWSIISFSTSGSCLFLISKVFVFDWLQTKQQVFEVILIIVSFILAWGEAWFLDCRVIPQERHAQHYFRSMTSNDRTPLVQPSILIENERPPQSVTDFYSPLDTAHHSDEEDEEDEEYIQMGMDCLRKAYEIIESSEWKVEKVTPKGDTIHSTHRDKIGKLYKLTARIKYPAKALMEDLFYRIEDCPKWNPALLESKIVRKINSHTDITYQVSIGGGGGIVKSRDFVNLRCWRLFYNGKICNDDEAAQLSSDDDDNSILNRSCEGSVSTISDGESNTPLPGSVSSCKAKFPSSSVEAPPAFDTLGQSLGAKSLGPIINFDNEPPPLDQDEFEDAKDKLDVEVDMAAKPKLPSVGTTKDKVWVSSASSVQYDRFKPASKHTRGENIVTGFAFREIVGKPDNCIVEWVLCLDLKGYIPRYVIDAALTSSMTEYITNLRKHVNELRQLGRSRSSRTH; encoded by the exons ATGTCTCAAACCGATCCCAATGATGTACGCAGTGCGGCGCAATTAATTTTGACGAATGCCCGCCAAGGGAACAATCCCTACATGCAGTATGATATGT CTCGGGCACATTCCATCAACCTGATAACAGAAGATTTCTTAGCCGGATATATGCAGGATGGCCGGATGTCGGTGGTGCGTCGCTTTTTCTGCCTTTTTGTTACATTCGACTTGGTTTTCGTATCGCTACTATGGCTTATTTGCATTGTG aTTGACGGGGACAATATATTTAATGCCTTCCGCAAGCAAATTTTGGAATATACCATTTACAAGTCACTCTTTGATGTTGTCGCCCTAGCTATCTTCCGGTTTTTAATACTTATATTTTTCTATGCCATATTGTACATCAATCACTGGTCTATCATTTCG TTCTCTACAAGTGGGTCTTGCTTGTTTCTTATATCCAAAGTGTTTGTATTCGAT TGGCTACAAACCAAGCAACAAGTGTTCGAAGTCATCCTCATAATAGTCTCATTTATTTTGGCTTGGGGTGAAGCTTGGTTTCTAGATTGCCGGGTTATTCCTCAGGAACGCCATGCTCAGCATTACTTCAGAT CCATGACCTCAAACGATCGCACACCTTTGGTGCAGCCATccattttgattgaaaatgaaCGACCACCTCAAAGTGTTACTGATTTTTATTCACCGCTGGACACAGCCCATCATTCTGAcgaggaggatgaggag GATGAGGAATACATACAAATGGGCATGGATTGCCTACGCAAGGCATATGAAATCATCGAGTCTAGTGAATGGAAGGTGGAGAAGGTAACTCCCAAAGGAGACACCATCCACAGTACACACCGCGACAAGATAGGGAAACTTTACAAATTAACT GCCCGAATTAAGTACCCCGCTAAAGCTCTCATGGAAGATTTATTTTATCGCATTGAAGACTGTCCCAAGTGGAATCCTGCCTTACTGGAATCAAAGATTGTGCGA AAAATCAACTCTCACACAGACATTACCTACCAGGTGTCTATTGGCGGAGGTGGTGGCATAGTAAAGAGCCGCGATTTTGTGAATTTAAGGTGCTGGCGTCTGTTTTATAATGGTAAAATCTGCAATGACGACGAGGCCGCCCAACTAAGCAGCGACGATGACGATAACAGCATTCTAAATCGTTCATGTGAAGGCAGTGTAAGCACCATTTCCGACGGCGAGTCCAATACACCATTGCCAGGAAGCGTATCAAGCTGCAAGGCAAAGTTTCCCAGTTCATCTGTGGAGGCACCCCCTGCCTTTGATACCCTGGGTCAGAGCTTGGGAGCCAAGAGTTTGGGTCCCATTATAAACTTTGATAACGAGCCACCACCGTTGGATCAGGATGAGTTTGAGGACGCCAAAGACAAGTTGGACGTCGAGGTAGACATGGCAGCAAAGCCCAAGTTACCTAGCGTGGGCACAACGAAGGATAAGGTGTGGGTCAGCTCAGCGAGCAGCGTTCAATATGATAGATTCAAGCCCGCATCAAAACATACCAG AGGCGAGAACATTGTCACGGGTTTCGCTTTTCGCGAAATTGTTGGCAAGCCAGATAACTGCATTGTGGAATGGGTGCTTTGCCTGGATCTTAAGGGCTATATTCCACGATACGTTATAGATGCA GCTCTCACCTCCTCCATGACAGAATACATAACCAATCTGCGCAAGCATGTCAATGAACTGAGGCAATTGGGACGCAGTCGATCCTCCAGGACTCATTAG
- the LOC108125723 gene encoding peptidylprolyl isomerase domain and WD repeat-containing protein 1, with translation MSDNPEKPDLKRSAPEEDEAPPPDQAESTQNPEEAEAEDGGWIGPMPSEQSAPAPAKKKKVLPYEHIYLENLPNAESYERSYMHRDVITHLVCTKSDFVVTASLDGHIKFWKKGELGIEFVKHFRSHLVPIKSLTTNGSGTLLCSAATDQTAKVFDVVNFDMINIIRLGFTPQCSEWINAPADPVQGLAISDSESSCIHIYDGQGGGEVLHTLEKLHSAPVVAMCFNAAMETVISVDRNGILEYWQNSKNDYKFPQRLVNFDSKLDTGLFEFAKKKTQVTGLAATPDGKRFAAISTDRKVRVFQFSTGKMIRVFDEALTTYTQMQQTQHALPNMEFGRRMAAERDLEKTSHNTTLNILFDSTGHFLLYPTMLGIKVVNVVTNRCVTILGKTDNIRPLQVALFQGRIKRQKAAVTLEQEASENPALQNILNDPTAFCTAYKKNRFFLYSRRLPSDLQDVDRDIFNEKPSKEDIIAVPEATVVQRIYENVVLHTTKGDVHMKLFFKEVPKTVENFCVHAKNGYYNGHIFHRVIKGFMVQTGDPTGTGTGGKSIWGNDFKDEFHPSLKHDRPYTVSMANAGPNTNGSQFFITVLPTPWLDNKHTVFGRVYRGMEVVLNICNSKANPKTDKPYDDIKIISIHLSN, from the exons ATGAGCGATAATCCCGAGAAACCTGATCTGAAGCGCTCTGCCCCTGAAGAGGATGAAGCACCTCCACCTGATCAAGCCGAATCTACTCAAAATCCGGAAGAAGCAGAAGCCGAGGATGGCGGCTGGATTGGACCAATGCCATCGGAACAAAGTGCTCCGGCACCGGCAAAGAAAAAGAAGG TCTTGCCCTATGAGCACATCTATCTGGAAAACCTTCCCAATGCCGAAAGCTACGAGAGGAGCTACATGCATCGCGATGTTATCACGCACCTAGTGTGCACCAAGTCTGATTTTGTGGTGACTGCCAGTCTGGACGGACACATCAAGTTCTGGAAGAAAGGGGAGCTGGGCATCGAGTTCGTCAAGCACTTTCGCAGCCATCTAg TACCCATCAAATCGCTGACCACTAATGGCAGTGGCACCCTTCTCTGCTCGGCGGCCACAGATCAGACCGCTAAGGTCTTTGATGTTGTTAACTTCGATATGATCAACATTATCCGGCTGGGCTTCACCCCGCAGTGCAGTGAATGGATAAACGCTCCTGCCGATCCAGTGCAAGGATTAGCTAT ATCGGATTCGGAGAGCAGCTGCATACACATATATGATGGGCAAGGAGGTGGAGAAGTGTTGCACACTTTGGAGAAACTCCATTCTGCGCCGGTGGTGGCCATGTGCTTCAATGCGGCTATGGAAACTGTAATATCTGTAGATCGTAATGGGATTCTTGAGTACTGGCAGAACTCAAAGAATGACTATAAATTCCCGCAGCGTCTGGTCAATTTTGACTCCAAGCTGGACACAG GCCTATTTGAGTTTGCCAAGAAAAAAACTCAAGTTACAGGTCTGGCAGCTACGCCGGATGGAAAACGATTCGCTGCCATTTCCACAGATCGGAAAGTTCGTGTTTTTCAGTTCAGCACGGGAAAGATGATCCGTGTGTTTGACGAAGCCCTCACCACGTACACTCAAATGCAACAGACCCAGCATGCTCTTCCCAATATGGAGTTTGGTAGAAGGATGGCGGCTGAGAGGGATCTGGAGAAGACTTCCCACAATACCACCCTCAATATATTGTTTGACAGCACGGGCCATTTTCTGCTTTATCCCACAATGCTGGGAATAAAGGTGGTTAATGTGGTGACCAACCGCTGTGTTACTATCCTTGGAAAAACAGACAATATACGTCCTTTGCAAGTGGCGTTATTCCAGGGTAGAATTAAACGACAAAAGGCAGCAGTTACTCTTGAACAGGAAGCTAGTGAAAATCCGGCTCTACagaatattttgaatgatCCAACCGCCTTCTGCACCGCATACAA aaaaaatcGGTTCTTTTTGTACAGTAGGAGACTGCCGTCGGACCTGCAGGACGTGGATCGTGATATATTCAATGAGAAACCCTCAAAGGAGGATATTATTGCAGTGCCAGAGGCTACAG TTGTGCAACGTATTTATGAGAACGTGGTTCTTCATACTACCAAGGGAGATGTCCACATGAAACTGTTCTTCAAGGAGGTACCCAAAACCGTGGAAAACTTTTGTGTTCATGCCAAAAATGG ATACTATAACGGTCACATATTCCATCGAGTAATAAAGGGCTTTATGGTCCAAACAGGAGATCCTACGGGAACTGGTACCGGTGGAAAGTCCATTTGGGGAAACGATTTCAAGGACGAATTTCATCCAAGTTTGAAACACGATCGTCCTTATACGGTTAGCATGGCTAACGCTGGCCCAAACACCAATGGAAGTCAGTTCTTTATAACAGTCCTACCAacg ccTTGGCTCGACAATAAGCATACTGTCTTCGGAAGAGTTTACCGCGGCATGGAAGTGGTTCTTAACATTTGTAATTCTAAAGCGAATCCCAAGACAGACAAGCCCTATGATGACATCAAAATAATATCCATTCACTTAAGTAATTAA
- the Fcp1 gene encoding RNA polymerase II subunit A C-terminal domain phosphatase: protein MQNTPDEEGAPPKAAPVGVVSALEGDDGGGGGEISAGSASGSSGIIVLRAVLGEAETRARINKWRVREGQFVSAAQILFLYQPVGEDGKPWPGERKAGESGIQKYKSQRAGVVKKRLRKDGEFVSKGDAILELSECIHTTVIKDMCADCGADLRQNENGQTSEASVPMVHTMPDLKVTQKLAQKLGHDDTRRLLADRKLVLLVDLDQTVIHTTNDTVPENIKGIYHFQLYGPQSPWYHTRLRPGTAEFLESMSQLYELHICTFGARNYAHMIAQLLDPDGKFFSHRILSRDECFNATSKTDNLKALFPNGDSMVCIIDDREDVWNMASNLIQVKPYHFFQHTGDINAPPGLSKHELDGEGVDFKDITEKKEEKDKPESGEDEKSDEAEKNDKTVSSTSKDDEGTEESVDVVDTESSNEPIDKLNGKTPADEIISIDDSPSEAQKPPSEGDDVVIIDESNSDNSKESTKVEAEKATSAEASSTTKLDEDAPTSEVDAATTSKDTPHIRVTHDGQKQIEIEDPDDYLLYLEVILRNIHKRFYAIYDETMEIPDLKIIVPKIRCEVLRSQNLVFSGLVPTQMKLEQSRAYFIAKSLGAEVQANIGKETTHLVAVNAGTYKVNAAKKEANIKVVNANWLWSCAERWEHVEEKLFPLDRKVRNKGRQPPAHCHSPEHVVNYSERSEISPSSSKQQEEQSGNFRETLNPLLVFTNADIESMNKDYDNFFESDSSSDEGPVNFENPPMDKKLLKRKREDDNSNRAHDFFTRGEDVMMGAPLNFDKEGIAEEGDDNNEDAEEDDDDEMPSAKFRRGEELPSDLEFGSDSNSDNNPEDEDDGEWNMMGAALEREFLGLED, encoded by the exons ATGCAGAACACACCGGACGAGGAGGGCGCGCCGCCGAAGGCAGCGCCGGTGGGCGTGGTAAGCGCCCTGGAGGGAGATGAcggcggcggaggaggagaAATCAGCGCTGGAAGTGCAAGCGGAAGCAGCGGCATTATTGTTTTGAGAGCCGTGCTGGGGGAGGCGGAGACGAGGGCGCGGATCAATAAATGGCGGGTTCGCGAGGGCCAGTTCGTGTCGGCCGCGCAAATTCTGTTCCTCTACCAGCCCGTCGGCGAGGATGGAAAGCCATGGCCCGGAGAGCGGAAGGCGGGCGAATCCGGAATCCAGAAGTACAAGTCGCAGCGCGCCGGGGTGGTGAAGAAGCGCCTCCGTAAAGACGGCGAATTTGTGTCCAAGGG TGATGCCATCCTGGAGTTGTCCGAATGCATACACACCACGGTTATCAAGGACATGTGCGCGGACTGCGGAGCCGATTTGCGTCAGAACGAGAAT GGTCAGACCTCGGAAGCCTCGGTGCCCATGGTGCACACCATGCCTGATCTGAAGGTCACCCAAAAGTTGGCCCAGAAACTTGGGCATGATGACACCCGGCGCCTTCTGGCCGATCGCAAGCTGGTTCTGCTCGTCGATCTCGATCAGACGGTGATCCACACCACCAACGACACGGTGCCCGAAAATATCAAGGGCATCTACCATTTTCAGCTTTATGGACCTCAATCGCCATGGTACCACACTAGACTGCGGCCGGGAACGGCAGAATTCCTCGAAAGCATGTCCCAGCTATACGAGCTGCATATCTGCACCTTTGGCGCAAGGAACTATGCGCACATGATAGCCCAGCTTTTGGATCCGGATGGGAAGTTCTTCTCACACCGAATTCTCTCCAGAGATGAGTGCTTTAATGCCACTAGCAAAACAGATAACCTAAA GGCTTTGTTTCCCAACGGAGACTCGATGGTGTGCATTATTGATGATCGGGAGGATGTGTGGAACATGGCTTCCAATTTAATTCAGGTTAAACCGTATCATTTCTTTCAACACACGGGTGATATAAATGCTCCACCGGGCTTGTCCAAACACGAGTTAGACGGCGAGGGCGTGGACTTCAAAG ATATTACCGAGAAGAAAGAGGAAAAAGACAAGCCAGAGTCCGGCGAAGATGAAAAGTCGGATGAGGCCgagaaaaatgacaaaactGTCTCAAGTACAAGCAAAGATGATGAGGGCACAGAGGAATCTGTAGATGTCGTGGATACCGAGTCCTCGAACGAGCCGATTGACAAGCTCAATGGCAAAACTCCTGCAGACGAAATCATTTCCATTGATGACAGCCCATCCGAAGCTCAAAAGCCTCCTAGTGAGGGTGATGACGTAGTTATTATTGACGAGTCAAACTCTGATAACTCAAAAGAGAGCACAAAAGTCGAGGCTGAGAAAGCCACGTCGGCAGAGGCGTCATCCACAACCAAGTTAGATGAAGACGCTCCGACTTCGGAAGTGGATGCAGCCACCACATCGAAGGACACGCCTCACATTCGTGTGACGCATGACGGCCAGAAGCAGATCGAAATCGAGGATCCCGATGACTATCTTTTGTACTTGGAAGTCATTCTACGAAACATACACAAACGTTTCTATGCCATCTATGATGAGACTATGGAGATACCTGACCTGAAGATCATCGTTCCGAAGATCCGTTGCGAGGTTTTGCGCAGCCAGAACCTGGTCTTTTCCGGTCTAGTGCCCACACAGATGAAGCTGGAGCAGTCTCGGGCCTACTTTATAGCCAAGAGCCTAGGCGCGGAGGTGCAAGCTAACATTGGAAAGGAAACAACGCATTTGGTGGCGGTTAATGCAGGCACCTACAAGGTGAATGCCGCCAAGAAGGAGGCCAATATTAAGGTGGTGAATGCCAACTGGCTGTGGTCCTGCGCCGAACGATGGGAGCATGTTGAGGAAAAGCTTTTCCCGCTGGATCGCAAGGTGCGGAACAAGGGCCGTCAGCCTCCGGCCCATTGCCATAGTCCCGAACACGTTGTTAACTACAGCGAACGGTCAGAGATCTCGCCCTCGAGCAGCAAACAACAGGAGGAACAGAGCGGAAACTTCCGGGAGACCCTCAATCCGTTGTTAGTCTTTACCAACGCGGATATCGAGTCAATGAACAAGGACTATGATAACTTTTTCGAGTCCGATTCGTCCAGTGACGAGGGGCCCGTCAACTTTG AAAATCCACCCATGGACAAAAAGCTATTGAAGCGAAAACGTGAGGATGACAACTCTAACCGAGCCCATGATTTCTTCACGCGCGGCGAGGACGTGATGATGGGAGCGCCGCTAAATTTCGATAAGGAAGGTATTGCTGAAGAAGGCGATGATAATAACGAAGACGCAGAGGAAGACGACGATGATGAGATGCCTAGCGCCAAATTCCGACGTG GAGAGGAACTTCCCTCCGACCTTGAGTTTGGATCTGACTCGAATAGTGATAACAACCCggaggatgaggatgatgGCGAGTGGAATATGATGGGTGCTGCCCTGGAACGGGAATTTCTCGGCCTAGAGGATTAG
- the uri gene encoding unconventional prefoldin RPB5 interactor-like protein — protein sequence MDRREDALRQALDNNAAETERWQTFKSDNESAIRNLEMFVRKLSVEVMVPIGKKALMPGELIHTNELLVGHYEGYFSQCSAHKAQEICRHRLKIADEQLKKLQAEADLWQNKLSTPLTEGAVASGDQVEIVEDFNEESHNKWMAEHRERVRRQKEEERLKRQAEPAGSGDDVLRKLEEREMMEELGLDPDNLSQEMLDDILNPEPAVVDPIPAALTEEQESEIWKKLEAQEESEKTKDLGAEEEESLRSTEILLRQLMSGDMETTSSKKRVGRDKLAPESAEQKSDVKDTVGKEDQKSVDSDEEDEAEEVQTIREQMSMLPIEEREPFLRSQIQILTAKMRKIQKVNFISDELVHLMNVVVMLEDDLQDMLCDLELEASDAEQVEEVEAPEEAPAEPEVVPEPSTKTRRISFAAADEKLEFRREETVAEMLPNARKNSRDVIRLDEPIKPPTKEIAKKKENKPSTNILQKVEKNIDFVKENQSVQDFDLLNQILEESTGRINTLHISFNHSNAVSAPKYDTEVAIPGTPADFYEKYEKDRAQANASFPIFVNGFEGEDQVKVPIMTEASREAAYEDPRSQFSKPGSSGNESSGPEGSTKSILRNKSAVEQEPHIANQQKELKKVGKKGRKPKKKERTLDDDLRDMSAYQKVMHELVEKEPAQETPEPLPQGKFIDTHAPKKRVSRFKEQRNRSKT from the exons atggaCCGGCGAGAAGATGCTTTGCGACAG GCCCTCGATAATAATGCTGCCGAAACGGAGCGGTGGCAGACTTTTAAAAGCGACAATGAGAGCGCCATCAGGAATCTGGAAATGTTCGTCCGTAAGCTCAGCGTGGAGGTTATGGTTCCCATTGGCAAGAAGGCTCTTATGCCCGGTGAGCTGATCCACACGAACGAACTCCTAGTGGGCCATTATGAGGGCTACTTCTCCCAATGCTCCGCGCACAAAGCCCAGGAGATCTGTCGACACCGCCTGAAAATCGCCGATGAGCAGCTGAAAAAGCTCCAAGCTGAGGCAGATCTGTGGCA AAACAAGCTCAGTACCCCTCTCACCGAAGGTGCAGTGGCAAGTGGTGATCAGGTGGAGATTGTGGAAGATTTCAATGAGGAGTCGCACAACAAGTGGATGGCAGAACACAGGGAACGAGTGCGACGGCAGAAGGAAGAGGAGCGTCTGAAGCGGCAGGCAGAACCAGCAGGCAGTGGCGATGATGTACTGAGAAAGCTAGAAGAGCGGGAGATGATGGAGGAATTGGGCCTGGATCCAGACAACCTCAGCCAGGAAATGTTGGATGATATTTTGAATCCAGAACCCGCCGTCGTAGATCCAATTCCTGCAGCGTTAACCGAAGAGCAGGAGTCTGAAATCTGGAAGAAGCTCGAAGCTCAAGAGGAAAGCGAAAAAACGAAAGATCTCGGTGCCGAGGAAGAGGAAAGCCTTAGAAGTACGGAAATTCTTTTGAGACAACTAATGTCTGGTGATATGGAGACAACCTCCTCAAAAAAGCGTGTAGGACGAGACAAACTGGCTCCTGAAAGCGCAGAACAAAAATCGGATGTTAAAGACACCGTCGGAAAGGAGGATCAAAAATCTGTGGATAGTGACGAGGAAGATGAGGCGGAGGAAGTGCAAACAATTCGAGAACAAATGTCCATGTTGCCAATCGAAGAACGTGAACCCTTCCTCAGATCACAGATTCAGATACTGACGGCAAAAATGCGTAAAATACAGAAAGTAAACTTCATTAGCGATGAACTGGTACACTTGATGAATGTGGTGGTTATGCTGGAGGACGATCTTCAGGACATGCTGTGCGACTTAGAGCTGGAAGCCAGTGATGCTGAGCAAGTCGAAGAGGTCGAAGCTCCCGAAGAAGCCCCAGCAGAGCCTGAAGTTGTACCAGAACCTAGTACGAAAACGCGCCGCATCTCCTTCGCTGCCGCAGACGAGAAACTAGAATTCCGACGAGAAGAGACTGTGGCGGAAATGTTGCCCAATGCCAGGAAAAATTCCAGGGACGTAATACGCTTGGATGAGCCAATAAAACCGCCAACGAAAGAAATCGCCAAgaagaaagaaaacaaaccCAGCACAAACATTCTGCAAAAAGTCGAGAAAAACATCGATTTTGTCAAGGAGAATCAAAGTGTCCAAGACTTTGACTTGCTCAACCAGATTCTGGAGGAGTCCACAGGACGTATTAACACATTACACATAAGTTTTAACCATTCCAATGCAGTATCTGCCCCTAAATATGATACAGAAGTCGCCATCCCAGGGACTCCAGCAGATTTCTATGAAAAGTACGAAAAAGACAGAGCCCAGGCGAATGCATCGTTTCCTATATTTGTTAATGGCTTCGAAGGAGAGGATCAGGTGAAAGTGCCAATCATGACCGAAGCTTCTCGTGAAGCGGCCTACGAAGATCCCAGAAGTCAG TTTTCCAAACCGGGATCTTCTGGTAACGAGTCCAGTGGCCCAGAAGGCAGTACCAAGTCGATACTCCGCAACAAATCGGCCGTGGAGCAGGAGCCGCACATTGCCAACCAACAAAAGGAATTGAAGAAAGTTGGAAAGAAGGGAAGGAAACCAAAGAAGAAGGAGCGCACCCTGGACGATGATCTGCGCGACATGAGTGCCTATCAGAAGGTGATGCACGAGCTTGTGGAGAAGGAGCCGGCCCAGGAGACGCCGGAGCCACTGCCCCAGGGCAAGTTCATCGATACGCATGCCCCAAAGAAGCGGGTCAGCCGCTTCAAGGAACAGCGGAATCGTAGTAAGACGTAG
- the LOC108125760 gene encoding E3 ubiquitin-protein ligase ZNF598 yields MQSAKPRSANKSNHRRPRSGVPTGAVEPAGVKQAETSASDTQVGIDDNACVVCFKNVDIYSIGDCDHPVCYECSTRMRVLCEQNECPICRHVLSKVLFTLEKLPYRELEASNKSDYYSKKYRIGFCTAEIRQKFFQLLDHPCPKCDVPPYRTFQGLRNHVRSEHGLHYCDLCVETLKIFTFERRCYTQSELQLHNTKGDPDNRSHRGHPLCEYCKKRYVDRDELFRHLRREHYFCHFCDADGCNEFYNEYADLADHFRQEHFLCEEGKCATEQFIGAFRNEIEYKAHVANVHGKTLNKQQAKQTRTLQLEITLGPRGRSGQTEQGIANMRSRNDEHNDYLDDLPSSSTHRQVSIDAGNEEEFPTLRGASTAPSVSLVRPPPPSMRNLSGTSGLARTKENFPALGGGNAGGVAGNLAARAAQSQHPVAAVFKKPTSGGTASTRAQAPSNGMMLHVSNRPAAPPTKKAAAPQLDFPALPSGKGSKKKNLEEDMLPSGSSVPMTNVSAKHRTLVDDYVSVAHPSTFQKIQMVQKEENEAKARQEAAKKSAPKLTAAEFPTLGPSTSSNSVRAVAPKPANGAAALNWSKPTSEKKQRELENRKAKVAPAPVLPTSTSKPVPKATNNNNNQEQQGNKKEKKPKDKKNNQENQPKAVKQKEKNNNEQKSPTNGSPGTPLRAPPGLESSGQLKPPPGFMSKVTVNSVAKLPNNLTFTSSSGESYKIVPSPYSYTDPPDTAQRNQKLVDQFRDILQTPEALNEFRLLSSKFREGSCTGRAYYEHCQCAMLSSFHSLFPELLAMLPDISKQQELYLVHSQHLNTLSPTQRKSVPSLEVCKVCKQILMAADLDSHKKAHDLIKNFPVLGSSASNVQRH; encoded by the exons ATGCAGAGCGCAAAGCCTAGGTCCGCGAACAAGTCGAACCACCGACGGCCGAGATCCGGAGTGCCTACCGGTGCAGTGGAGCCGGCCGGGGTAAAGCAGGCAGAGACAAGTGCCAGCGATACCCAGGTGGGAATCGATGACAATGCCTGCGTTGTGTGTTTTAAGAACGTGGACATTTACTCCATCGGCGACTGCGATCATCCGGTATGCTACGAGTGCTCCACTCGGATGCGGGTGTTGTGTGAGCAGAACGAGTGTCCCATCTGCCGCCATGTTTTGTCCAAG GTTTTGTTTACGCTGGAGAAGTTGCCTTATCGCGAACTGGAGGCCAGCAACAAATCTGATTACTACAGCAAAAAGTACCGCATCGGATTCTGCACTGCTGAGATTCGGCAGAAGTTCTTTCAACTGCTCGACCATCCCTGCCCGAA ATGCGACGTGCCGCCGTATCGAACCTTCCAGGGTCTTCGCAACCACGTGCGCAGCGAGCACGGCCTGCACTACTGCGACCTCTGTGTCGAGACATTGAAGATCTTTACCTTCGAACGCAGATGCTACACGCAGTCAGAGTTGCAGTTGCACAATACCAAAGGCGATCCGGACAACCGTTCGCACCGGGGCCATCCCTTGTGCGAATACTGCAAGAAGCGCTACGTAGACCGTGATGAGCTTTTCCGTCATTTGCGACGCGAGCACTACTTCTGCCATTTCTGCGATGCCGACGGCTGCAACGAGTTCTACAATGAGTATGCGGATCTGGCTGACCACTTTCGGCAGGAGCACTTTCTCTGCGAGGAGGGAAAATGCGCCACTGAGCAGTTCATTGGCGCCTTCCGCAACGAAATCGAGTACAAGGCTCACGTGGCCAATGTGCATGGCAAGACACTTAACAAACAGCAGGCCAAGCAAACGCGCACACTGCAACTGGAGATTACACTGGGCCCACGCGGACGCAGCGGGCAGACGGAGCAGGGTATTGCCAACATGAGGTCGCG AAACGATGAGCACAACGACTATTTAGACGATTTGCCGTCGTCGAGCACCCATCGTCAGGTGAGCATCGATGCTGGGAACGAGGAGGAATTCCCCACGTTGCGTGGTGCCTCTACTGCTCCCAGCGTTTCTCTGGTAAGACCACCGCCGCCCTCAATGCGTAATCTTAGTGGCACATCCGGACTTGCTAGGACAAAGGAAAACTTTCCGGCCTTGGGGGGAGGAAATGCAGGCGGCGTGGCCGGGAACCTGGCCGCAAGAGCCGCCCAGTCTCAACATCCAGTGGCAGCTGTATTTAAAAAACCGACTAGTGGGGGAACTGCCTCCACTCGAGCTCAAGCTCCGAGCAATGGAATGATGTTGCATGTGTCTAACCGACCAGCCGCGCCACCGACTAAAAAAGCCGCTGCCCCCCAACTTGACTTTCCAGCTTTGCCATCTGGTAAGGGCAGTAAGAAGAAGAATTTGGAGGAGGACATGTTACCCAGTGGCTCCTCTGTGCCTATGACGAATGTGTCTGCTAAGCATCGCACCCTAGTCGACGACTATGTGTCCGTGGCACACCCCAGCACCTTCCAGAAGATTCAAATGGTGCAAAAGGAAGAGAATGAGGCTAAAGCGCGTCAGGAAGCTGCCAAGAAAAGTGCTCCCAAGCTAACGGCAGCCGAGTTTCCTACTCTGGGACCAAGTACCAGTTCCAATTCCGTTAGAGCCGTCGCCCCTAAGCCTGCCAACGGCGCTGCCGCCTTAAACTGGTCCAAGCCGACGTCCGAAAAGAAGCAACGGGAGCTGGAGAATCGCAAAGCCAAGGTGGCACCTGCCCCTGTTTTACCCACGTCCACATCGAAACCCGTACCAAAggcaaccaacaacaacaacaatcaggAGCAACAGGGTAacaaaaaagagaagaaaCCGAAAGATAAGAAGAACAATCAGGAGAATCAGCCCAAGGCTGTCAAACAAAAggagaaaaacaacaacgagCAAAAATCTCCTACTAATGGGTCCCCAGGCACGCCATTACGTGCCCCGCCAGGTTTAGAATCTAGTGGACAACTAAAACCACCGCCCGGATTCATGTCCAAAGTGACGGTCAATTCAGTGGCCAAGCTACCCAACAACCTGACATTTACCAGCTCATCAGGCGAATCTTATAAAATTGTACCTAGCCCATATAGTTACACCGATCCTCCTGATACCGCCCAAAGAAATCAG AAATTGGTGGACCAATTCAGGGATATACTCCAAACACCAGAGGCTTTAAACGAATTTCGATTACTTTCGTCCAAGTTCAGAGAGGGCTCATGCACAGGTCGTGCGTATTACGAACACTGCCAATGCGCCATGCTGAGCTCGTTCCATAGCTTATTCCCGGAGTTGTTGGCCATGTTGCCTGATATAAGCAAGCAGCAG gaaCTTTATTTAGTGCACAGTCAGCACCTGAACACCCTGTCCCCCACCCAGCGTAAATCCGTGCCGAGCCTTGAAGTTTGCAAAGTCTGCAAACAGATCCTCATGGCTGCCGATTTGGATAGCCATAAGAAGGCTCACGATCTAATCAAGAACTTCCCTGTGCTTGGCAGCTCGGCTTCCAATGTACAACGCCACTGA